CAAAAATTTAAGCATAAATTATAGGTATGTCTTCGTTTTAGCAGCTAACATTTTTAAGGCAGTAGGGAACACAATTTCTGCATATCTTATGTGTTGTATCTATGTAAAAATATGACACTTGAGcgtaactcaaccccaaaagcaACTCATGAGGGGAGGATTGTCCAACAAACCGCCGGTCCATTCCCCAACCAATGTGGGATTACTACCCATTCTTACACCCTCATTCACTCTTAGGTTCAATTGAAGCGTGGGCTGGGAACCCAAACAGAGATGAACCTGTCATACCATGTAAAGATATTGTACCTAggcctaactcaaccccaaaagttAGTATGAGGGAGATGATTTTCCAAGTCCATATAAGCAAAGCACCAGTCCATTCCCCAATCAATGTAGGATACGGACCCACTCTTAACATATCTCAAGTTACTGGAGTGAGTATCTTACTACAGTGTGCTTCACTTTGAAAGATGGTAAAATGTATGCCTAATCTCCAAGGCCTTTATAACTTATACCGAGCCCAAGACTGTTGTTTCTTTTGTCCATGCAATTTTTTCAATCTATAGGAGATGGAGAAAATGATAAAGTTTGGGCTGTTCAGGGTGTGGTTTACGGGGTTGTGCCTATTACTCCTTTTGCATCTGTTTTCTTTGTATAAAGCTGTAGACAGACCTTCACATTTTGAGTAGGCTCTGATACTTGATAGAGCATACTCCACATGAACTATAAGAAATACTCAAACAGTGGAATATTTGGTGAATGTATTCTGTTTTTAGCTTGTACTCGCCAAGATTCCAGTAAATAACCAATATATAGTGTTAGTTTAGGTGCACCTTGACGACTCAAGGGAGGTGGGAGTTGAATTGGGTTGTACCAAATTTTCATCACTCTTAATATTTGCCTAACTCGACTGTAGAATCTAGTCCTTTGAGAATTCAGTTTAGAACACAAAAACAGTAGAGTTTGTAATAGCAACAATGAGAATTTATGATCTAAATCTGGAGATAGTTCTAGTCCAGTTACAAATTCCAATTTTTTGTTAGAAGCATTTTCCTAGTATATCCGTTACTGCTCTGTTTTGGTTTTGGCAGCTTGTAGCATGTAAGCGGTAGCTAAACCCAGTCCTTTAGAACTGACATCCACCATAATCGAATCTCGTCATTTTAAGCCGTGTTGAATTTTTCTGCGTAAACACTTCCAGATACAGATTCTATTGACTTCAAATCCATTGTGTAAGTGGGCGGCTCATTTTTAGTATTATACAATCTACAGGTCATAAGGATAAGATTTCAAAAGATGAGTTGAATAGAAAAGGTCATTTGGCCCACGGTGCTGAATTAGACTTGGTATAGATGACCTGTGGTGTCCAATGTGCCGACCAATCCCGAGGAATTACTTTATGATTTCATTGAAAACATTgtacttttttaattaaacccttgattttttttcctaGCACAATTGATCGTTTCAAACCTTTGTTCTTAATCAATGTGTGGCATGTCCTtatcttcttttatttcaaGGATATGTTCTGTTAGTGAAGGGGGAACATCAAGTAATTGAAAAAGCTGTGCTTTTACCAAATGGATCACAAATTACTTAAGAGCTGAATGATATATTTTTGAACAAAACTAAAACAGTTTTAAGCGGACGACTATTAGTaatcaaaaagaatatgcagctCATAAATCTTTTATCTTGATGAAACTTATGATTAAGTGTAATGTAAAGaattattcttatatatatatcttgatGAAACTTACAATTGAGCTAATTATAAGAATAATGATTTACATTACTTGCGATGAAGAAGATAAATAGAAGCACGTTCTTTctgaaaataaatgaatgatagaTACCACAAATTCTTTATCTCTGGAGACAAAGAATGCATTTATTAAGGTGGCATTGTTTGCGATATATACATTTGAGTATTTTCGATTATGAACTGAATCTACATACTGACGTAACATGTAGTTGATCTTTCAAAATGCAGTTGTCCTTGACTTTATCTTTTAATAATCTGAATTGAACTCACAAGAGGTTTCTTTCATAGAATTTATAGAGCTTGTCTTTTGACATCACTCAAAGAAGCATCGATTGTTAGAAAGTCAAACATGTCTGAATATAAGATAGCTTATTTGTTGCCTCTAAATAGAAAATTAGACAACTCACTTAAATGTTCAACGCCTCTTTGCAGGAGGAGGCACTTTAAATGACGGTAACCCTTTTTTCATGTCAATGGAAGTATGATCATGACTTGTTCACATGtcattttctttataatattaTCTCCTGAAATGTCAACAAAAGTCTTTTGTTCTCTATAACACTCTCTATGCATGACGATGCTTATTTGGTTGATGCCTGTGTGACTATTAACTCTGGCCCGACTTTGCATTGTTTTTTCAAAGTCATAcattactaaatatataaaatatctcaTTCTTTACACATAAAACGTAAATTAGATAACTCAATGTGAAATGCTTGACGCCTCTGTGCTGGAGGAGGCACTTTATATGGTTGTATCCTCCCTTTTCATGTCAATCATGACTTATCCTCGCGTCATTTTCTTTCTATCAACATCACATAACGTGTCATTTAAACTTTTCCGTTTTTGCTTAATATCTATTTGCATAACTGCGTTGGTTGGAGGTACCAGGTACTCGGTGGACTATCTGAGGCATGTCCAATGcgtagactttgtttttcttttttttgtgtttgatgCCGGTGGGACTGACTATTAGCTCTTGCCTGCCTGCAGAATGGAAGAAGTCATAGCAAGTTGACAATGCATATTGTGGAAGTTGTAGACATGGAAGCCACAACCAAATGAAGTGTGTATAAAATTGTTGAAACATTCAGACACCTGCTCAGTATTGTTGCAAATGCAGAGCAGATAAACTTATGACTTGGTTTTGTCACTCATTTTAtcagtgtgtgtatatatatatatatatatatatatatatatatatattattattattctggTCAGCTTTGTGATACTATGCTTTGCAAAGATTTTCAAACATgatttgtatgtgtatatatatattgaatatttatgtataatatacatatattttagtaCAAGATAATGTATCATATATTTAGCTAGtgaatgtaattattttctgttgattggTCAAATGTATAACTGGCCCTATTTTATATTTAGCTTAGGCACGTTTATACCATTTAAATGTGGTCCAGCTATAGAGGCTTGGTCTTTGTGGGAAATATTAGAGCAAATCGTCCAAAGAGTAATAATTTTTTCccaataaatagaaaaatattcaataacaaaagtaatgtcaaatttttgtatttgtgtTATGAAATTTACTTAGTATATATTCTACGACGATAACAtgtttggtgaaatttcacTAAGTAGGATCTGAAGAGAATAAAGTGTATGCAAACCTTATCTCATGAAGATAGAGCGGTTATTTTTGAAAGACTCTTGGCTCAAGTATATGTATCAAGTAGAgtaagaggaataatgaagaaAACATAGTCATTAATAAGAAACACGGTGCAAAGTTTACAAGAAAGGAATactaataaatatcaaaatagtgTGATAATCGAGAATAGAATAAATCACAAGAAGTACAAGGTATGATTAGCACTACGATTACAATCCTTCTAGCCTAATACGCGGCCTCCAATCTTTCCTATCTAGAGTAATGTCTTTGGTAATATGAAGTTGTGACATTTCGTGTCTAATCACCTCCCCAAAATACTTTTTCGATCTATATCTACCCCTCTGTGTGCCGCCCTTTACAACCATCCTCTCGAACCTCCTCACTAAGGCTTCAACTCACCTCCTCTACCTACTCACGCTCAAACTATCTCAATCATGTTTTCCGCCCCAAAaccgaaaaaaaaaagaaaaaggaaagaggtgtaagtaaaaggaaaaattaataagtataaaattttgtaaaacTGAAATTAGTCTTTAATCAATTGGTTAATCCAATTGACCAATTGTATTCAACCTTCACACCATTTTATTACACTGACAGCTTCCtacttaattaaaatgaaataaaatactatatactaaattatattttattaattatacattACACACTCTAATTGACTATAGGTGCCCAAAATGCCTTTACGAATACAAGAAAGGTTGCATTAATAGTAATGATGCCTTTTAACGTAAAGGATTTCTTATATTTGttgaacttatttttaattttaattaataatcaaaGAGTGCTAAGCTAATTTAGAAATAGCAATTGTTAATAACTAGAGATAATCAGGTTATTTAATTATAAGCTAAAGTCATATATAGGCATCTCACAATTTTTCGATGCTTTcattttagaatatattttgataaaattaaatcatgCCGGCTAAAATTACGTGTTGTTAATAAAATGTTACATATCTTAATGATACGGGGCTTTTTGGAGAAAATCACAAATTTGATTTTAAGCGgataatatcatatcatataacaaatatttttttagttattttaatccAACAACTTTTAGTAAGCTTTGAAAATGGACATTAAAAATATCCAttagtatttattaatatatgtgACGCAATTAATTAATCTTTTAATTATCCAAACATGTGTAacaactaaactaattaaatgcACCGCTAGAATCAacgaaaaattcaaaatttttattaaagaggtttaaatatgaatatgtaaacatacacaaaaaaaaaaaaaatttaatcatataaaaataatataattttctattaaaacTACGAATTATTAACCTTATCAAATTCCGCCCGATCAAAATGTAAGACGTCTAAAATAAGGTTGTGGACAAACAAACATTGTGATAAGTATAAGAAGAGCAGTTGATCCAAAGAGGACAAAAGCCTCTCACCtattttattttccaaaacaaaataaaaacatggTCTAATgacgtttttttttttactaataatataattgaaagttttgtctttttatttcttcCCATTTTATTGCTTACGTACTACAGTttaaacacaaataaaatatataacttgAATTGCTGATGTCTTAAAttcttctaatttatttattacataaAGTATCATTACCAGCCAATTAGTATGTGTTAATCTTGGATTCTTATGCCTTAATGATATCATCTTAAAATAGATTGTTGACAGAAGGACgcaatcttaatttttttttatgtatatattatcaAATGTACGGGTGAAAATTGAGTGATTTAATCTGTCCTTTGAAATGTTATTTGGAGTGAAATGAGTCGAACTAATATGGTTTAAATAACGAATTTTATGGTTCGatctaatttttattaagttttatttatttctgttttaatttataagattttatttttttattatgattttatataatatatcaaacaaattttgagaaaaattttcTTGGGCAAGTggattataaattaatatatctaagatatttttagtaaaatattattactaagacaatcatcctttttttttctaggTGAAAAAAGTAATTTGGAATAAAGAATTATGTTGGAATCGTTAGGTGTAATTGAAGAGACCTAatggattttcaaaaaaatatcttgTAGGACCATGATTAATTTGAACCACAAAAACATACTTGTAGGTCCATATATTAATCTAAACaacttttaacttattttgGACATAATGACTATGGTTTCATACGTGTAAGAAAAATCCACCTAGGAATAAGAGGctatagtattattattaatatcttaTATATTATCGAGATGACCGAATTAGTTGAGCAGGTGATCTTTCATATTTTTGCGTCTTAGCTCATTGCACAAACCAATCTAGCGCGTATTTTTACCTTTTCTATACGGGTTGgatgatatattattactatCTTTGTTTCAATTTACATGATATTTTTTGCTTTTCGAGAATCAACCCGTTTAAGTTTGATCAGAAATTTGTGTGTGgaatcttcattttctttaaatgaaatttatatatatttgtaaactacctaaaaagtactataagttacaataaataacaattcaaataattaaaagatatatgaaaaatttaaggtcaaagatagacttgtttAAATCTCGAAAAATCCACAAAAAGgcacataaattgaaacataCAAAGTATTACATTGAATTACTGGATTGAAGTTTACCGTGTGCACATTCAAAGGATAGCGGTTGGGAGTTCCCTCGTcagcttattattattattattattattaatatttcattattaaatGTTGTTTCCATCGTTTGGGTCACTACTCGAGTTGCTCATTCCCTCTAAAGTAGCTTGACCTTTATATGAAAGGTTAacttgttatgtttttgtatattCAAAAACTCTCATTGCCTTTTCTTCATAAATGAGAGACAATATTCACTAAATTAGCCTAGCTAAAGCACATAATATACACAAatacaaaagaagaaaagaggatTATTtgataagagataatattattaTGGCTATAGCACAAGATATTTTGCCATGCATAGCCATGGTGATAATAGAAATGTGCACAATTTTCTTGACTATAATGGCAAGTACATCCATGTCAAGATTAGGGATGAGTTcttatgtttttgttgtttatacAAATGCACTTAGCTCAATaattcttcttccttcttcatATTTCTATCATAGAAGAGACAAGTAagactttttcttcttcaaaaaattagaatattagATGAATATCTTGTTTTTCTATTAGAGAATAAGATATATAATATGTTCTTgatgtttaattattattattttttcatttgttgCAGGATACAAGCTTCATTGTTTACTTTCCCAATACTTATTCGTGTATTTATCCTTGGTTTAGTAGGGTtagttcttctttctctcttatCACTACTACATGCGATATATCATATTCAGTATTGTTTCTAGTAAGATTCAGAGAGAATGTACACATATAAgatgtatataaattttatcgAGATATTCATCTGTTATTTTGGATAAATCTTCAGCTCTTTCTCACTTCTTTACTtttaattaagagaaaaatattataagaaaaataaaatttcaagctTGGTAAATCATATTTTCATAAGAACTAATAGAAAGACAAAAATTGTACTTTTGAACTAATGgatttctataattattttactttttatttgaaattttagtgGTTCTATAAATCGTGCCACGCACACATATTTATACTCACAAATCAAAGACTGAGCTTAGTTTAATACATTATAGAAAGATGCATagttttaagaagaaaaaaagttttttttctctctaaaaaatagaatttaaacaAATCTTAGACATCCATGATAAATGGAGTCCAATGTTTCCTtggataatattatattaatccTATCCTAAAATAATCGTGTTGAATTGATCGTTAAAATTAAGATTTATTGTTCATTATGATACCAAATTAGTCGGATCGTCAATATTAGCCCCTGAATATACATCACATCAGGTGATGGATGAAGAATATACATGACATACtaaagttaatataaatatgtcatataaatcAAGACACATACGACGATTTTAACgatatttgattttatgatggtGTGATTGCAGGGTTACAATAGCTCAGAACCTTGCATTTGCTGGACTAAGTTACAGTTCACCAATTGTAGCCTGTGGCATGGCCAACATGGTCCCAGCTTTAACTTTTATTCTTGCTATATTTCTCAggttaattatttcattatattatattatatgatttttattgaTTGGAATCTTGAATCTTGAAAACTATATGCTATGGTGCCttacataaaagaaaaagatttgctagctcatataattttttttctttttttctagtGGTTCTTTAATTTCTTGCaacttgatgaaaaaaaattgacaaattaattaaagtgatgtagaaagagagagaactTGTGGAGGATGTTAGAAGTGGGACATCTaagtttaaatttatatcaattaGATTCAAGAATTATGTGTTGATGAATCTGTAAATTAAATGGTGGCCAAGAGTCAAATACACTTGGATCCAACTACATATATGGGGGCCATACACACCATAAGAAAAAACACATTATTTTtcgtttcaaaaaaaatattatttttagttatatatatttaattatcataatataaatataattaatttgatcaataccataatttctaaaagttcatacaatattaagaaaaaattgtaactttttttatctaattaaattatgttatataaattaatattaaaaaataatatatatatatatatttagaggTTAGgattaaattgatatatttgGTTTGTACAGAGATGGACCTACTACCTACGTGCCACTACTTTTGCTTGTAAAAATCAGTCAAACAATTCCTTCCAATGAAaagttacatatatattttctaaatatttgaATGGGTCGCTGTTGAAGTATGTCACTATTTCACGTTTAggcttaattttcttttcataaatcaattatgtggaattttttttttaatatcggTGATTGTATAACGATCTTTTTAATATGAATGGCGTTGAAATTCGATTTAAGGATTTTATCTGCTCTGATATCATTAAAAGTTATAGTGTGATTAGTAAAACTATTTGCTAGTATCTTCTAAGTGATCTGAtcgtataaatatttattttcacgAACATCTATATTTGGTTATCATTATCAATCACtattctaattcaattttaattattatttatttagaaaaataagaattGATGTGAAGAGCCAAGGAAGCCAAGCAAGAATAATTGGAACCCTGATATCAATAATTGGTGGCATTTTAATGACTTATTACAAAGGTGGAGTGGTGAAGCAATATACCCCAACTTTTCTTCACCTAGCCAACCCACACCTCCTTGTTTTCACTTCAACACATGAGAATTGGGTTCTTGGTTGCTTCTTGTTTGCTTCAGCTTCATTAGCTCTTTGTATATGGAATATTATTCAGGTAATATATACTGTTCGACCAACTAGTTTATTAATATGACTGAAAGTCTAAAATATTACATCCCATATACATAACttatatactttatatatattctATAAACTAGTTGACCAAAGTATTTATAATCGTAACTTGTAATCACCCCCTTTCATACCAAATATATcccgaactatcgtaaatggtatgcaatTATTCTCGTCATACTTCTGGGACATTTGTGTCCCgtcgtccaaaaactagagcatatatgtcCTTCACTCTAACAGACGACTAAATACAGACACGTGGCTCAATAAATATAGGATCGGTGTATAAGATTACGACACGTGTATGTCCGTTAGTATAAAGGGtgtatatgctctagttttggATGGCAGGGGTACAAATGTCCCAAAGTATAACGGAGGGTATCTGTATATCATTTACGATCGTTCGgagatatttttgtcttttttcctTAGTTTATTTacttatgctttttttttttgggggtcaGGTTGGAACTATTAAAAAGTACCCACATGTGATGAAATTAGTGTTTCTATATACTTTTTTTGGAACTATACAATCAGCAATATTTGCTTTGGTTATGGAAAAAGATCTAAATGCTTGGAAACTTGAGCTTAACATGGAGCTTCTTGTTATAGTTTTAACGGTAAATTTAATAAAGTgcacaaatttataattttctataGTCAATTCATCAATTATAACTATGGTCAAACTATATTAAGTTATTAAcatgcaatttttatttttttttgttcttaaaaaaTAGGCAATTTTTGGGAGTTTAATACGTAGCAATGTTCAAATGTGGTGCATGCGTTTGAAAGGATCTTCTTTTCCTCTATTTTTCAAGCCAGTGGGAATTCCAACAGCTAGTGCTTGTGGATGTTTACTTTTTGCTGATACTTTTCACTATGGAAGGcaagtatataaattttatcgatttttttcCGTTAAATTATATACACTGACAATATATAAGTAAGAATAAATAGTCTTTACAGTATCAGTATACATGTTATATCttgagttattattttttaagtgatctGATTGCGTAACATAATTGTATTGATGAATATTTTGTAGTATGTTGAGTGCAATTATATGTGGAATGGGTTATTTCACTACACTATGGGGACAACTCAAAGATGATGAAACAAGTAAAAACATTAAGGGTAGGATATTACCAACAACTAGTGATGAGAAAGTTCCACTTTTGGAAGAAAGAGGAGAAGACGGAGACGAAGAAGTCGAAGGAGATTCAAAAGTctaataaaagatggaaatttaATAAGATGATGAAGATAAATGTTAAGTGTTTGCTAggaattttaatatttgttgtaTATATGTGTTGGAGGGAAGTATTTTTTTCAAACCTTCCAATGCAAGTTGAACAATGAAATTGTTGTTCAACATTATATTGATTGTTTCTCTAGGTAGCTATAGAGGTTACGTACGCTCTTGTTGATATGTGTGATTGAGAAATTTGGTGTATGTTGATTAATTTCATCCCATTTGTAAATAGTGTgcattgattttgatgagatatcgATAATACGAGTTTGTGATGGTATATATAAGATTGCGTTATATTTTTCTCCAAACGTAACCTTTTGATGACCTATAAGTTGTTGGCACATTAATTTGGTCCTGACTTTCGGTGAATTTTTATTAGAAATCTTCATTTTTACACATATAATATctgaaaaatattgttttcgtCTATTTAGTTTGTAAGTGATTATAAGAGATCATTTCTAGCTATATATGTCGGAAAAAATCAATTATGATATTTTGCTTTGCATGACCCCTCCATACATATCGTTTGTTTTGTAAGAAAAATCTTTACTTTTGTATGGTTGAGATTAGGTGCAAATTCAACGTCACAACCACACTTAGATGTAAGAgttgaaattaataattattcgCTTCGAGAAATAATTAAGATTATGAAGTCACTTTCACTAAAAAGTAAGAAATGAcgcattataaatttttaaaaaagctcATCCATTGTTAATCTTTATATTAGTATTCGGatgaaaactataaaaaaaaaattactacaaGTTACGAtctttttcatatcattttgtgttttatctGGTATTCGATACTCATGTTGGGAGTAAAGTAGTTCCTAACAACGGTGACTTTGTACTCGGAGAGACTTTGAGTTGAGACCTTTGATTAAGGATGAAAGGAGTACTTATTACTCAATCACAATCTTAATTTGTCAATCTTtatcatattaacatgatgaaaaaactacattttaaatattgatCAAAATTCATATAGTTTGACTCTCAAAAAGCAAAAcatgacaagtaaaaataaacatagAGACGAAAGGAGTACATAGTAATAAGGTCTTAACCCCattatagttttatttattcaagTTTTTATTACACTTACATGACTAGAAAAGTAAAGTAGCTACTCACATACCTGCACgtaattttattcattaaaaactATATACTATGTGAAGATTATTAATTTCTATCACATAGCATATATGTCATAAGGTCTTTTTATGCCCCAATGAGATAAGCATCAAGATTCTTGAAATTCTTGACAGCAAATTCTTTAATGATTTGTGGCTCAGGAATTTCATCATTTGCCCTTTCAAATTCACAACACCACTTAACCAAACTTCCATTTCCCTTTGGAATCACAGTTAGGGTGCCTTTGAAACTCTTGTAGTATTTCAAGGTTTCACCATCAATAACTGAATAAACCAATGTTTTATTTGCCTCATCAATTGACTCTATTTTCTCTTTTGAGAATGTCACCAATGGAAACCctgtatgaaaaaaaaacaatgaaattataaaataaaatgaaaaatagaacaAAAGAACAGagtatatatacttttttttggttttccaaTCGATGTTCGGAGGCCGAATTGGAGCTCCGACTAATTCTGGATCGCTCACTGCAGAGTCCGTTCGGGTGTGACACTCCCAACAAGATTTTCTTCATCCACAGGGCTCGAACATGAGACCTCTGGTTAACAGTGAAACACTTCCACCAGTGCACTACAATCCAGGTTTGTCACACTATATATACTTAACATGTCACTATGTGAATTCAGATTACGTGGCACAGTCTGAATTCAAAGAATTTTGAGATTTGTACTTCTAAACTTTTATAATCTATGTGGCATAGTCAGAATTTTGAGATTCGTTACTTCTAATATTTAATAGTGAATTTAGATATAGAAAATTTAAGTCTTTTgatattaaattagaaaatacgTTTTTTTGGATTAGTTTTTATTGCTAATGACCATTTTTTTTGTAGTATAGTGATCAAGTAACCGACAAACCATCCATAAAAAATGAGAATTTGAAATctgtaaaataaataagttatcTGTTACGACacgtaaattaattaaaacatgaGGAAACAATGCATGAACATTACCTTCAGTATATTTGATCAATAGAACAGAACCAACAGACTTGCCATCACCTTCAACAACTTCAATGCTCTTGTATTCATTAGGTGAAGCCTTGGGGAACAAATTTATTGAGTCCCTAATGCCATTCCAAAATTTGTCAACTGGACTTTTCACCTCAACTTCAACATCAATTTTTCCTAAATTggatgacattttttttaaattgagagATTACAATATTGTTTGATGTGATATGAAGTGAAAATACTTGAagaattagttatatatatagtaaGTAGTGACCTCTAGGTgaacattaattatttgtaaaattctAGCTACTTTCTACTACCTATATTGTGTTGTTAATTACAAACATACGAATGTAGTTGAATGTTAAATTCATTTACGGTGAAGTTGTATGAGAAGTAGTTGGAGAATAAAATGCATTAAACATGGTCTCTATATCGTAT
This DNA window, taken from Solanum lycopersicum chromosome 5, SLM_r2.1, encodes the following:
- the LOC101259539 gene encoding nodulin-related MtN21 family protein (The RefSeq protein has 1 substitution compared to this genomic sequence), translated to MAIAQDILPCIAMVIIEMCTIFLTIMASTSMSRLGMSSYVFVVYTNALSSIILLPSSYFYHRRDKIQASLFTFPILIRVFILGLVGVTIAQNLAFAGLSYSSPIVACGMANMVPALTFILAIFLRKIRIDVKSQGSQARIIGTLISIIGGILMTYYKGGVVKQYTPTFLHLANPHLLVFTSTHENWVLGCFLFASASLALCIWNIIQVGTIKKYPHVMKLVFLYTFFGTIQSAIFALVMEKDLNAWKLELNMELLVIVLTAIFGSLIRSNVQMWCMRLRGSSFPLFFKPVGIPTASACGCLLFADTFHYGSMLSAIICGMGYFTTLWGQLKDDETSKNIKGRILPTTSDEKVPLLEERGEDGDEEVEGDSKV
- the LOC101259244 gene encoding MLP-like protein 423, with translation MSSNLGKIDVEVEVKSPVDKFWNGIRDSINLFPKASPNEYKSIEVVEGDGKSVGSVLLIKYTEGFPLVTFSKEKIESIDEANKTLVYSVIDGETLKYYKSFKGTLTVIPKGNGSLVKWCCEFERANDEIPEPQIIKEFAVKNFKNLDAYLIGA
- the LOC101259539 gene encoding nodulin-related MtN21 family protein isoform X1, coding for MAIAQDILPCIAMVIIEMCTIFLTIMASTSMSRLGMSSYVFVVYTNALSSIILLPSSYFYHRRDKIQASLFTFPILIRVFILGLVGVTIAQNLAFAGLSYSSPIVACGMANMVPALTFILAIFLRKIRIDVKSQGSQARIIGTLISIIGGILMTYYKGGVVKQYTPTFLHLANPHLLVFTSTHENWVLGCFLFASASLALCIWNIIQAIFGSLIRSNVQMWCMRLKGSSFPLFFKPVGIPTASACGCLLFADTFHYGSMLSAIICGMGYFTTLWGQLKDDETSKNIKGRILPTTSDEKVPLLEERGEDGDEEVEGDSKV